One segment of Nothobranchius furzeri strain GRZ-AD chromosome 13, NfurGRZ-RIMD1, whole genome shotgun sequence DNA contains the following:
- the LOC139062432 gene encoding uncharacterized protein, whose translation MTMTTNKTKTMTNTTDTSSTDTNSIYTNITRTMIKITTMTMTNSTDTNIMTRTMIKIKTMNNSTDTRRTNTNNTTRTMIKTTTMMTSKTKTMTYSTDTNIMTRAMIKITTMITNMTVINSTAINIITRTMIKTTTTTMIKTTTTTMIKTKTMTNTTDTSSTDANSTDTDIMTRTMIKIKTMLTNMTMTNSRGTNIMTRTMIKTTTMTMIKTKTMTNSTATNIMTRTMIKTTTMTTNKTKTMANSTDTIIMTRTMIKITTMTMITNMTNLHTAVNITNIMSKIMTIAMTTDMTNNMAISITNITTKTMIKTTTNNTATNIMAKTMIKTMTMNMNMNITAIRTRTMIKTMTMNMSLTTNITTSTSTNIMIKTITMNRTMTVNLTMNNNTVINITNIINRTM comes from the exons atgaccatgaccacgaacaagaccaagaccatgaccaacaccacagacacaagcagcacagacacaaacagcatTTACACAAACAtaacaaggaccatgatcaagatcacgaccatgaccatgaccaacagcacagacacaaacatcatgacaaggaccatgatcaagatcaagACCATgaacaacagcacagacacaagacgcacaaacacaaacaatacgacaaggaccatgatcaagaccacGACCATGATGACAAgcaagaccaagaccatgacctacagcacagacacaaacatcatgacaagggccatgatcaagatcacgaccATGATCACGAACATGACCGTGATCAACAGCACAGCCATAAACATCAtcacaaggaccatgatcaagaccacGACAACGACCATGATCAAGACCACGACAACGACCATGAtcaagaccaagaccatgaccaacaccACAGATACAAGCAGCACAGAcgcaaacagcacagacacagatatcatgacaaggaccatgatcaagatcaagACCATGCtcacgaacatgaccatgaccaacagcagaggaacaaacatcatgacaaggacaatGATCAAGACCACAACCATGACCATGATCAAGACCAAGactatgaccaacagcacagccacaaacatcatgacaaggaccatgatcaagaccacGACCATGACCACGAACAAGACAAAGACCAtggccaacagcacagacacaatcatcatgacaaggaccatgatcaagatcacgaccATGACAATGATCACAAACATGACAAACCTACA cacagccgTAAACATCACAAACATCATGAGCAAGATCATGACCATAGCCATGACCACGGACATGACCAACAACATGGCCATAAGCATCACAAACATCACCACAAAGACCATGATCAAAACCACGACCAACAACACAGCCACAAACATCATGGCAAAGACCATGATCAAGACCATGACGATGAATATGAACATGAACATCACAGCCATCaggacaaggaccatgatcaagactaTGACCATGAATATGAGCCTTACCACGAACATTACCACCAGCACTTCCACAAACATCATGATCAAGACCATTACGATGAACAGGACCATGACCGTGAACTTGACCATGAACAACAACACAGTCATAAACATTACAAACATCATAAACAGGACCATGTGA
- the LOC139062433 gene encoding uncharacterized protein codes for MTMIKTTIKTTTMTTMKTMNKTKTMTTIKTMNKTTTMSTIKTMNKTKTMTKIKTMNRTTTMSTIKTKIMTLNKTMTMTTIKTMIKIMNKTKTMTKIKTMNRTTTMSTIKTMNKTMTKTMTNNTDTNITRTMIKIKTMTNSTDTNIMTRTMIKITTMTIITSTTMTNSTATNIMTRTMIKTMTTIKTKTMTNSTDRSSIDANSTDTTSTNANIMTRTMIKTTTMTTNKKKTMINSTNTNIIARTMIKIMTMVMNMTMTNSRATNIMIRTMIKTTTMTTNKTKTMTNSTATNSTDTNIMTRTIIKITTMITNITMTKTMTNSIDTSSTNTNIIPRP; via the exons ATGACCATGATCAAGACCACGATCAAGACCACGACCATGACCACGATGAAGACCATgaacaagaccaagaccatgaccacgaTCAAGACCATGAACAAGACCACGACCATGAGCACGATCAAGACCATgaacaagaccaagaccatgaccaagaTCAAGACCATGAACAGGACAACGACCATGAGCACGATCAAGACCAAGATCATGACCTTGAAcaagaccatgaccatgaccacgatcaagaccatgatcaagatcatgaacaagaccaagaccatgaccaagaTCAAGACCATGAACAGGACAACGACCATGAGCACGATCAAGACAATGAACAagaccatgaccaagaccatgacaaacaacacagacacaaacataacAAGGACAATGATCAAaatcaagaccatgaccaacagcacagacacaaacattatgacaaggaccatgatcaagatcacgaccATGACAATCATAACAAGcacgaccatgaccaacagcacagccacaaacatcatgaccaggaccatgatcaagaccatgaccacgatcaagaccaaaaccatgaccaacagcacagacagaagtagcatagatgcaaacagcacagacacaaccaGCACAAacgcaaacatcatgacaaggaccatgatcaagaccacGACCATGACGACGAACAAGAAAAAAACCATGATCaacagcacaaacacaaacatcattGCAAGGACTATGATCAAGATCATGACCATGGTCatgaacatgaccatgaccaacagcagagCAACAAACATCATGATAAGGACAATGATCAAAACCACGACCATGACCACGAACAAGACCAAGactatgaccaacagcacagccacaaacagcacagacacaaacatcatgacaaggaccatcaTCAAGATCACAACCATGATCACGAACATTACCATGACCaaaaccatgaccaacagcatagacacaagcagcacaaacacaaacatcat accacgaccatga
- the LOC139062434 gene encoding uncharacterized protein → MIKTKTMTTNKTKTMTKSTDTNSTDTNIMTRTTVKTTTMTTNMTMTKTMTKSTDTNSTDTNIMKRTTTKTMTTIKTMNKTMTMIKTTIKTMNRTTTMTTIKTMTTMKTMDRTLTMSMIKTTIKTMNKTTTMITVKTTIKTMNKTKTITTIKTMNKTKTMTTIKMMSETKIMTTIKATIKTMNKTTIMTRIKTTIKTMNKTKTMTTIKAMNKTKTMTTIRTMNKTMNKTTTTAVAKIKTP, encoded by the coding sequence atgatcaagaccaagaccatgaccacgaACAAGACAAAGACCATGACCaaaagcacagacacaaacagcacagacacaaacatcatgacaaggaccacggtcaagaccacgaccatgaccacgaacatgaccatgaccaagaccatgaccaaaagtacagacacaaacagcacagacacaaacatcatgaaaagGACCacgaccaagaccatgaccacgaTCAAGACCATGAACAAGACCATGACCATGATCAAGACCACGATCAAGACAATGAACAGGACCACGACCATGACCACGATCAAGACCATGACCACGATGAAGACCATGGACAGGACCTTGACCATGAGCATGATCAAGACCACAATCAAGACCATGAACAAGACCACGACCATGATCACGGTCAAGACCACGATCAAGACCATGAACAAGACCAAGACCATAACCACGATCAAGACCATgaacaagaccaagaccatgaccacgaTCAAGATGATGAGCGAGACCAAAATCATGACCACGATCAAGGCCACGATCAAGACCATGAACAAGACCACGATCATGACCAGGATCAAGACCACAATCAAGACCATgaacaagaccaagaccatgaccacgaTCAAGGCGATGAACAAGACCAAAACCATGACCACAATCAGGACAATGAACAAGACCATGAACAAGACCACGACCACGGCCGTGGCCAAGATCAAGACCCCATGA